A genomic region of Jeotgalibaca ciconiae contains the following coding sequences:
- a CDS encoding glucose-6-phosphate isomerase translates to MTHIQFDYSKATKFFGQYEVDYLQDQVTIADKALREGTGPGNDFTGWIEWPEKYDKEEFDRIKAAAKKIQNDSEVLVVIGIGGSYLGARAAIDFLNHTFYNVQTNEDRKTPQIFFAGNSISSTYLADLIEVIGDRDFSINMISKSGTTTEPAIAFRVFKELLIKKYGKEEAVKRIYSTTDKEKGAAKNEADVEGYETFVIPDDIGGRFTVLTAVGLLPIAVSGADVDTIMQGAKDAQKEYSNPDLNKNGAYQYAAIRNLLYRKGKVTELLINYEPGMQYFSEWWKQLFGESEGKDQKGIYPSSANFSTDLHSLGQYIQDGRRNIFETVIKVDNARKNITIPTLEEDLDGLKYLEDKEIDFVNTKAFQGTLLAHTDGDVPNLLLTIPKMDEYTLGYMIYFFEIAVGISGYLNGVNPFDQPGVEAYKKNMFALLGKPGFEELAEELNERL, encoded by the coding sequence ATGACACATATTCAATTTGATTACTCAAAAGCAACAAAGTTTTTTGGCCAGTATGAGGTAGACTATTTACAAGACCAAGTTACAATAGCAGATAAGGCTTTACGCGAGGGAACCGGTCCTGGTAACGATTTTACTGGATGGATTGAGTGGCCAGAGAAATATGATAAAGAAGAATTTGATCGGATTAAAGCTGCAGCGAAAAAAATCCAAAATGATTCTGAAGTATTAGTGGTTATTGGTATTGGTGGATCATACTTAGGCGCGAGAGCTGCAATTGATTTTTTAAATCATACATTCTATAACGTACAGACTAATGAAGACCGGAAGACACCGCAAATATTTTTTGCTGGTAATAGCATCAGTTCAACGTACCTTGCTGATTTGATCGAAGTAATTGGAGACCGTGATTTTTCAATCAATATGATTTCTAAATCAGGAACAACAACTGAGCCTGCTATCGCTTTCCGTGTATTTAAAGAACTATTAATTAAAAAATATGGAAAAGAAGAAGCTGTGAAGCGTATTTATTCTACTACGGATAAAGAAAAAGGTGCTGCTAAAAATGAAGCAGATGTAGAGGGATACGAAACATTTGTTATTCCAGATGATATTGGTGGACGTTTTACTGTTTTAACAGCTGTTGGTTTATTGCCAATTGCAGTAAGTGGAGCAGATGTCGATACAATTATGCAAGGAGCAAAAGATGCTCAAAAAGAATATTCAAATCCTGATTTAAATAAAAATGGTGCATATCAATATGCTGCCATTCGAAATTTATTATACCGTAAAGGTAAAGTAACAGAATTATTAATTAATTATGAACCAGGTATGCAATATTTTTCTGAATGGTGGAAACAGTTATTTGGTGAGTCAGAAGGGAAAGACCAAAAAGGAATCTATCCTTCTAGTGCGAACTTCTCAACTGATCTTCATTCGCTGGGACAATATATTCAAGATGGACGTCGCAATATCTTCGAGACAGTTATCAAAGTAGACAACGCTCGTAAAAATATTACTATACCTACATTAGAAGAAGATTTAGATGGATTAAAGTATCTTGAAGACAAAGAAATAGATTTCGTAAATACGAAAGCTTTCCAAGGTACGCTCCTTGCTCATACTGATGGGGATGTTCCGAATCTATTACTTACTATCCCTAAAATGGATGAATATACTTTAGGATACATGATTTATTTCTTTGAGATTGCGGTTGGCATCTCCGGTTATTTGAATGGCGTTAACCCGTTTGACCAACCAGGAGTAGAAGCGTATAAGAAAAATATGTTTGCGTTATTAGGGAAACCAGGATTTGAAGAATTAGCTGAAGAGTTAAACGAACGCTTATAA
- a CDS encoding AraC family transcriptional regulator, with amino-acid sequence MFEEQEEVVVATIRERGVTYSLDFHTHKEYELVLLHGGNCRFLVGNQFFYLQPGNLLMLDGTIIHKAYVSGDPQEYERSVLRFDAEWIQPLLQDLKVEHLLELFTENRNGLIRIFKKRDEAIIENMMKEICTLIVLGDNHLNDVQKRLAVVQLLIQISISTDYIIRKDQTFRDEKTEIAEKISNFLFKNYSRPISIDDVSSAVNLSKSYMSHVFKEVTGHTIMTYLMQYRLSKARNQLIQEPDERIKIISQENGFESEAHFSRFFKRNMGVSPSEYRKQQYNIINEGEL; translated from the coding sequence GTGTTTGAAGAACAAGAGGAGGTTGTTGTCGCAACAATCCGAGAAAGAGGAGTTACTTATTCGTTAGATTTCCATACACACAAAGAATATGAACTGGTATTACTTCACGGAGGGAATTGCCGATTTTTAGTAGGAAATCAATTTTTCTATCTTCAACCTGGTAATTTATTAATGCTGGACGGGACGATTATCCACAAAGCATATGTATCGGGAGACCCCCAGGAATATGAAAGAAGTGTCTTGAGATTTGATGCGGAATGGATACAACCTTTATTGCAAGATTTGAAGGTGGAACATTTATTAGAGTTGTTTACTGAAAATCGCAATGGCCTTATTCGAATTTTTAAAAAGCGCGATGAAGCGATTATTGAGAATATGATGAAGGAAATTTGTACTTTAATTGTATTAGGGGATAATCATTTAAATGATGTACAAAAGAGATTAGCTGTTGTCCAACTACTAATTCAAATTTCGATATCCACCGATTATATTATTCGAAAAGACCAAACATTTCGAGATGAGAAAACAGAAATTGCAGAGAAAATATCAAATTTTTTATTCAAAAACTATAGCCGACCGATTAGTATTGATGATGTTTCTTCTGCAGTAAATTTAAGTAAATCGTATATGTCTCATGTTTTTAAAGAGGTAACGGGACATACCATTATGACTTACTTGATGCAATATCGTTTATCAAAAGCTCGTAACCAGTTAATTCAAGAACCAGATGAACGAATAAAGATTATTTCACAGGAAAATGGATTCGAAAGCGAAGCTCATTTTAGCCGTTTTTTCAAACGTAATATGGGTGTCTCGCCAAGTGAATATCGAAAACAACAATATAATATTATTAACGAAGGAGAATTGTAA
- the metK gene encoding methionine adenosyltransferase, producing the protein MVEKKLFTSESVTEGHPDKIADQISDAILDELLRQDPDARVACETVVTTGLVMVFGEVTTSAYVNIQQVVRDTVTEIGYTRGKFGFDAENLAVMVSLDEQSSDIAVGVDRSLEVREEHSDKETSLIGAGDQGLMFGFAINETEELMPLPISLSHRLTRQLSKVRKDGTMDYLRPDGKAQVTVEYDENGNPLRVDTIVLSTQHDEFVTYDTLKDDIMKNVIQKVVSGELLDEYTKYYINPTGRFVTGGPKGDSGLTGRKIIVDTYGGYARHGGGAFSGKDATKVDRSASYAARYIAKNIVAAKIAEKCEIQLAYAIGVAEPVSIAIDTFGTSTVSEERLIEVIRELFSLTPSGIIEMLDLKRPIFRKTASYGHFGREESTFTWEQTDKVELLKEKLAISEF; encoded by the coding sequence ATGGTAGAAAAAAAATTATTTACATCAGAATCTGTTACGGAGGGTCATCCAGATAAAATTGCTGATCAAATTAGTGATGCAATTTTAGATGAATTATTAAGACAAGACCCAGATGCCCGTGTTGCTTGTGAAACAGTTGTGACAACCGGATTAGTAATGGTTTTTGGAGAAGTTACAACTTCTGCATATGTTAATATTCAACAAGTTGTGCGCGACACAGTTACCGAAATTGGATATACTCGTGGGAAATTTGGCTTTGATGCTGAAAATTTAGCTGTCATGGTGTCTCTAGATGAACAATCATCCGATATTGCGGTTGGTGTCGATCGTTCCTTAGAGGTAAGAGAAGAACATTCTGATAAGGAGACGAGCTTAATCGGTGCGGGAGATCAAGGGTTAATGTTTGGCTTTGCTATTAATGAAACAGAAGAACTGATGCCTCTTCCTATTAGTTTGAGTCATCGATTAACTCGACAGTTATCTAAGGTACGTAAAGATGGGACAATGGACTATCTTCGTCCAGATGGAAAAGCACAAGTTACAGTAGAATATGATGAGAATGGGAACCCTCTTCGTGTAGATACAATTGTGTTGAGTACACAACATGATGAATTCGTGACCTATGACACACTGAAAGATGACATAATGAAAAATGTTATTCAAAAAGTGGTAAGCGGTGAGCTACTAGATGAATATACAAAATATTATATTAATCCAACTGGACGTTTTGTTACTGGCGGACCAAAGGGAGATTCAGGCTTGACTGGACGTAAGATAATCGTTGATACATATGGTGGTTATGCCCGTCATGGTGGAGGGGCTTTTTCTGGTAAAGATGCTACAAAAGTAGACCGTTCTGCCAGTTATGCTGCTCGCTACATTGCAAAAAATATTGTGGCAGCAAAAATTGCTGAAAAATGTGAAATTCAACTTGCTTATGCAATTGGAGTTGCTGAACCTGTCTCCATAGCAATCGACACCTTTGGAACAAGTACCGTTTCAGAAGAGCGATTAATAGAAGTGATCAGAGAACTATTTTCATTAACACCTTCTGGTATCATTGAAATGCTGGACTTAAAACGCCCAATCTTTAGAAAGACAGCTAGTTATGGTCACTTTGGACGTGAAGAAAGTACATTTACATGGGAGCAAACGGATAAAGTTGAGTTGTTAAAAGAAAAACTTGCTATCAGTGAATTCTAA